The Panulirus ornatus isolate Po-2019 chromosome 19, ASM3632096v1, whole genome shotgun sequence genome includes the window attataattttttttttttttaaaaagcatAAAAATCTACACTTATCAgctgcatcattttttttttgattttctgtACTTTTATCCGTCTATCTGGACTTAAGATCTTACGAGGTTAGAGGACTCCTAGGGAGGGAGGTGCCGTCAGTTCCAGAGTTCCCGTCAGTTCCCAAGCTGCTGCCCTTCTACAGACTACGAAGTCGAAGTCGGCCGCACTCCTGACGTAAGCGATGCATCCACGAACGTTCTTTCTCCTGGTTTATGGGAAGAACAACTCCTGGCCAATCTTCAGGATTTTGGACGAGCGACGAGGATCTCAGAGAAGAAGCTCCTCTCGTCGAAGTCAATGTCGAGTGGATTTATACCTCGAACGAGCCAAGTCTGTGGCATATACTCGAGCACCAAAGCCACGCTGGCGCGCTTCTCCGGATGGGGTTCAAGCAACCCTTGCAGAAGGCGGAGGAGGCACGGGGTAAAACACCTGAAGCGAGGGGGGACCTTGGGAGTCCTGTGTTCAAGCCAGGATACCCACGAGTTGTAGTGGTGGTCCGCGACGTCGGGCGAGAACCATGGGTAGGACCCCGTCACGCACACAAAAATAAGGATACCGAGCTGCCAGGCATCGTGCGAAGTCTGCAGGAGGTATCCTCCGCAGTGCAAGGCCTGATACACTTCGGGTGGGGCCCAGGCTAGTCGAACACTCCTCTTCTTGACCAAAGCTCCGACGCGATGCGCGTTACCGAAGTCCCCCAACTTGACGAGACACATCCCGTGGTGGAAAACGAAGATGTTCTGCAAGCACACATCGAAGTGGACGAAGCCTTCTTCGTGGAGGAACTCCAAGGCAGAGCAAAGCTGTCTCGCGACACGCTTCACTTTAACCTCTCCGAGTCCACCCATTTTCACGTGACTGGAGAGATCGCATTAGGGTGCAAGCTCCTGCGTGAAGAGATAGGAGTTCGTGGTCTCAAAAGCTTCATCGAAGCTCCTGACCACATTAGGGTGCGAACTCAGGAAGTAATTACAGTGGAACTCGCGGAGAAAATCGTCCTTTTTCGTGGTGACTTTATGCACGTACTTGAGCGCCACGTCACGGCCGGACTGAACGTGTCTGGAAGCATAGACCTTGGCGTACCTGCCCTCCGACAGGAACCGCCTGTCGCAGAACTGCCTGGCAACACAGGGACGCGGAAGCTCCAACACTGACATATCGCTGAACCTAACGACCATCCTGGCCTTCATCATCCCTGGGAAGGGATAAAGGAAAATTTACAACCGACGTCTGAAATGTGGTtgatacaacatacaacaattGTTAGTATCATTCCCGTATACACTCACGCCCCTAGTGGTCGATCAAGAGTCATcaaatcccttatatatatatatatatatatctattaaccatcattaattattatcCAGACTCATTAAAAGATCTTACCACAATACATCAACCAGGAAATGCATAAATACATTAAAGATATGTAATAATATTTTGTCCAAATCATCGGTCACCCAATTAACTTTAAACCATGACACAAGCTATACACATCATGTacgcaaaaatatatatgaaatagaaaaCATATGTCTCTTTGTGGTGGAGTGCAACACCTTAAACACTTAAATATACatcaaagcaaaagaaaagagtGAGAACTGAACGACAGCTTGCCTGCTGCTCACTGTGTAGGGTATACGCCATCACTACTTCACTCCTTACTCGACACAAGCAAGTCGATACATCATCGGAACTGATATATTTCTTCGAACTTCGTCCTAACACGGAACTATACTTACAGTATTACAAGACAGATACAAATTACAGTACACAGTATTACAAGACAGATACAAATTACAGTACACAGTCGGTAATAGAATTATCATTGATTTAATTATCACACTAACATGAGGACACAGTAATGCAAGTTTCGCCTCGAAGGCTCGAAGCTTCAGATCCTCCGCTCGGACCGACACACGCCCCACAATTACGTCACAATCTTGGGGACACCACAATGATGATGTCACTCATAATAGACATTTGTTCATATGAATTCGACTCGTGACAACGTATATAAAGCAGTGCTTCGTCTTGCAAGCGTTGTTACATCATTCTTGAAACAAAACTACCACTTGTGACTGACCAAGTTTGAtttggtgttttttttgtttaacGACTATGAATGTCTATGACGATCAGGGAATATGAAAGCTTGAAGCTTACGGAGTGGGATTTACACTTAAGTTCGAACGAGAAACTAACCTGGTTATGAGAACGTAGTGATCCTTCAGCAGGTGTTGCAGATCGCCTGTCGCCTGGGGTTCCTCCAGGCGCAGCAGAGGGTCAACTTGGGGTGATTACTGGCGCTGGTGACGACCTCGTCCTCCCACTTCTGATCCTCCTACAGTAGCGCGGTGTGCACCAGATGAGGCTAGAGAGATCTCCCAGCGACACAAGCTACTACTGCTGACTTGGTAGGGTTGGTGACGACCTCCCGCGTCTGCTGCTACTCCTGCAGTAGTAGAGTGCGAGGAGAGGGAGGCCAGACACACCCGACCACATCGCGAGGAGCTGCTGTCTGTGTAGCTGGTGGTGGTTGAGTTGACTTCCCGCCTAAACTGGCTCACCTCAGCTTCCGAAATCGACCTTGTCTTCAGCTTCATTCAAAAAGAACAAAGTTATCTCTCTAAAGACGTCAATCCTACGTTCGTTTTtgtatctgtctctctctgtatatatcttGAGTACTGAATTGGAGAAACATAGGTGTGTATCTTGTGGATGTTTTGATATTATTGTTTCCCCTCACACGAAAGATGAGAGACGTGATGATACGAAAGCTGAGGTCGAAACAAGAGGGAACGATGGAACAAGCAGTTCCCACTTGGCAGACAAGGTTTTGCTAGGGTGAAAAAGtcctttatgttttttttttttttcattctttcaaaacTTCAAACATATCTGGATTACGTCCATAAACTTTATCTATACAGGGACATTTATGACatatgaattatgaaaaaaagatatctaaaaggAAGACATATATTCGTTTAGCatcaaaaagaggaaaaaagaaaatacaaaaaacaaaaagtaaAATAACGCATCGTTCGTGACAATcggatattatttttattttttgatttgaAGGATTTTTATGTAACATATTCATTTTCTGTTGTTCACCAGCGTGTACCTCTGTCGTATATCTTCCGCTTGTATACGAGTGTGAATATGAATAAACAGAACACAAAGGATAAATATACCTACATGTATTATGCATGTGCATATTTATACAAAGATACATGCAAACATTCACACTCATACAAgaatacatttatatgtatacacacacacacacacacacacacacatatatatatatatatatatatatatatatatatatatatatatatatatatatatatatatatatatatatatatatatatgaagatagggAAATTCTTAACATATAGGTTATTTCCTAACCTTCAATGAATATGACATACATATACGCGACTCCATAAACATTGCACGGCAGATCTTTCACATCTTAAAAAAATGCTTTAGCTGTGTGTGGCTGTCTGTCACCTCTCTAGTTCCTTATATCACATCTCTCGTGGATGCTATCGGTGGTGTGAATATCACTATATACTCGTACCCATAAGGATCTGTGCGTCATGTGTAACTACATATTATATCACACTAAGGAAGTCGTCTGCTTCTGGTTTATTGGCCCTTTTACCTCGTGAGGACGACGATGCGAcgttacgaacccttgagcacgacggtacgacccatgagcacaacggtacgacccttgagcacaacggtacggcccttgagcacgacggtacgacccttgagcacgtcggtgtgacccctcaaacacgacggtaccatctttgaacgcgacgatgtgacccttaaacacgacggtacggttcttgagcacgacggtacgatccttgagcacgacggtacgatccttgagcacgacagtacgatccttgagcacgacggtacgaccgttgaacacgacggtacgatccttcaagacAACGATActatccttgggcacgatggcttgacctttgacctgtttccttatgggtcaggtcaaaggccttacATCCGCACCCCAAGGATCATATCGCACTGCTCAGGAGGTTAAATGACATTCCAGCCATTCTACCACACTTTATGTTGTAGAATTACGACTCGCGTCGTCTGTCCACAAATATTCTACCACACTTTATGTTGTAGACTTACAACTCGCGTCGTCTGTCCACAAATATTTCAGTCTGATCCTCGCACAGGAGCGTTAGTCCAGGTACTCGCACATTCTGGGTACTTGATGcatgctattctctctctctctatctcttctctcttcttttcctttcctctttcccGACAGTTATGCAACGGGCCCACGTGGTGGCAGAGGAAAGCAGTTCTGTTCATGTAACCTGATgactcccccccctacccctgtCTCAAGTTAAAATCTCATGACAGGTGTTCGTAAAAAGTCGTGTGTTTTTTTGGTCGATTTTTCGTATCTTCTGTGTTTTCAACATTGGCTGTAACCTAGTGTAATTTGCTGTAACTTTTACTGATGTTACTGAATAGTTCTTGGATTGACATAAAGGCCTCGCAAATATCTAAGGAAATTAGTTCTTATTGTCCTTGATTGAGATTAAACTTAGCCATAGTTTCAatgatcatcttcatcttcattctTGCGGTTATGGTAATTCATctaacctaactaaacctaacctaacttaacctaacctaacctagcttaacctaacctatcctttaTCCTA containing:
- the LOC139755344 gene encoding serine/threonine-protein kinase SBK1-like, with protein sequence MGGLGEVKVKRVARQLCSALEFLHEEGFVHFDVCLQNIFVFHHGMCLVKLGDFGNAHRVGALVKKRSVRLAWAPPEVYQALHCGGYLLQTSHDAWQLGILIFVCVTGSYPWFSPDVADHHYNSWVSWLEHRTPKVPPRFRCFTPCLLRLLQGLLEPHPEKRASVALVLEYMPQTWLVRGINPLDIDFDERSFFSEILVARPKS